The Neovison vison isolate M4711 chromosome 5, ASM_NN_V1, whole genome shotgun sequence genome includes a region encoding these proteins:
- the PYY gene encoding peptide YY isoform X1 → MVTVRRPWPAVATVLLALLACLGALVQAYPSKPEAPGEDASPEELSRYYASLRHYLNLVTRQRYGKRDSPEAVLAKLLFPDDEDRRVKTR, encoded by the exons ATGGTGACGGTGCGCAGGCCGTGGCCTGCCGTGGCCACAGTGCTGCTGGCCCTGCTCGCCTGCCTGGGGGCGCTGGTCCAGGCTTACCCCTCCAAACCCGAGGCTCCCGGCGAAGACGCCTCGCCCGAGGAGCTGAGCCGCTACTACGCGTCGCTGCGCCACTACCTCAACCTGGTCACTCGGCAGCG GTATGGGAAACGCGACAGCCCCGAAGCGGTCCTCGCGAAACTGCTCTTCCCCGACGACGAGGACCGCCGGGTCAAGACACGGTAA
- the PYY gene encoding peptide YY isoform X2, which yields MVTVRRPWPAVATVLLALLACLGALVQAYPSKPEAPGEDASPEELSRYYASLRHYLNLVTRQRYGKRDSPEAVLAKLLFPDDEDRRVKTRPEDLYMW from the exons ATGGTGACGGTGCGCAGGCCGTGGCCTGCCGTGGCCACAGTGCTGCTGGCCCTGCTCGCCTGCCTGGGGGCGCTGGTCCAGGCTTACCCCTCCAAACCCGAGGCTCCCGGCGAAGACGCCTCGCCCGAGGAGCTGAGCCGCTACTACGCGTCGCTGCGCCACTACCTCAACCTGGTCACTCGGCAGCG GTATGGGAAACGCGACAGCCCCGAAGCGGTCCTCGCGAAACTGCTCTTCCCCGACGACGAGGACCGCCGGGTCAAGACACG GCCAGAAGACCTGTACATGTGGTGA
- the PPY gene encoding pancreatic prohormone: MPAACRCLSLLLLSACAALLLRPRLGARAAPLEPVYPGDNATPEQMAQYAAELRRYINMLTRPRYGKRDREETLDILEWGPPHAAGPRDLSPMDL; encoded by the exons aTGCCTGCTGCCTGCCgctgcctctccctgctgctcctgtcTGCCTGTGCGGCTCTGTTGCTGCGGCCGCGGCTTGGGGCCCGGGCAGCCCCGCTGGAGCCAGTGTACCCCGGGGACAATGCCACACCAGAGCAGATGGCCCAGTACGCAGCTGAGCTCCGCAGATACATCAACATGCTGACCAGGCCCAG gtatgggaaaagagacagagaagaaacacTGGACATCCTGGAGTGGGGCCCCCCCCATGCTGCTGGCCCCAG GGACCTCAGCCCGATGGACTTGTGA